A single region of the Candidatus Omnitrophota bacterium genome encodes:
- a CDS encoding DUF2064 domain-containing protein gives DTNDAVVGPASDGGFYLIGFSRPAESVFMQVDWSGERVFEQTLENLDRLEMKYDTLPEHYDIDRFRDLLRLRAELQATPALDTLGKQLLETVAMTVQSSQDAFVGSLPELS, from the coding sequence TGGATACGAATGATGCTGTGGTGGGGCCGGCTTCGGACGGCGGCTTCTATCTCATTGGATTTAGCCGTCCTGCGGAGTCGGTTTTTATGCAGGTGGACTGGTCCGGTGAACGTGTTTTCGAGCAGACTTTGGAAAACCTGGACCGTTTGGAAATGAAATACGACACGCTTCCGGAACACTATGACATTGACAGGTTCCGCGATTTGTTGCGGCTCCGTGCCGAATTGCAGGCAACGCCGGCATTGGACACATTGGGCAAGCAACTTCTTGAGACCGTGGCTATGACTGTGCAATCCAGTCAGGATGCATTTGTCGGCAGTCTTCCGGAACTGAGTTGA